The window aaaaaaaaagataaatgggtaaacgagtATTAAACTGTTACGGTTAAATGAGtatggttaaccatttataaacggttatgggtatgggtataaccgtttaggcaattaccaaacgggtaaacggttatacgggTATGagtatgggtaaataaccgcagTTACCCGTCCGCCATAACTGTTGCCCATCCCTTCAGGAGGGTAACTCCAAAATAACTTGTTCATGTAGTAATGTCAGATAAGATTGAAACTGAGTCTCATATGTGATTTCCTTCTAAGTAGCTGGATGGTGGATAACTTGCCCGTGTTCAGGTTCATGCCACGctcatgcttcttttggccgATTGTTTTAGGCGATCAAGAGGGTGATTCCAATTGCTCTTTTAGTAATGTCGGATAAGATTGAAAACTGAGCCTCATTTGTGATTTAAGAAATTTGTTCGATTTCTAGAAAGGTGCATATCATACTTCTTATGGTCGATTGTTATAACTTCTAAATTATTTTGTTCTGGCATTGGACTTCTAAAAGCTATTTGCCAAGTGAGGTGGTGAGTAATGCACCACAtaagtaaatttatttttttgtgggttttgtaAACTTGTGCAGATGGGACTGTACACAATCTGGATGGTTACTTTCAGATCCGTGCTAAAGATGCGGTGACAGGAACAGGAGTTGATTTGATCAATGCAGTTTTTACTCAAAAGCTTGGTGTGTTCGCGACAGAAAATCAGCTGGAGGAGTTTTTTTCCCAGATTCCTTAATGTCTGGTGATTCTCTTGTCAGCTGGACCTAGTATTGCCTCTTTTTCCGGCTTCCGACTGAGTTGCTGCTTCGCATTTGGGATTAGTTCATTCCATTTCCAGCTgcattttcctttctctttggtGCTTCTGAGAATTGGGTTTTCGCATTAAAGATCGTAGAGAGAATTGTATCTTTAACTTGAATGACAAGTAGCAAACTTTTCACTCTGTGCAGGTCTTCAGGCCTTCAGCTTGTGCCGTATGGTTAGCCAGAATCTAACAGGGAAGCCCCCTCCCCCATGGCCAAGCTTTAACTGCTAGTTGTAACAATGGAACGGCTTTGTATGTGCCTAATTAAACACTTAATTCCTCTGATAGTTTTACCTAGTTTGATGATGGTGAAAACACCAACTGTCGGAGTTACTAGATTGGAGAATACCGCTTCTTAAAAACTTGAATTTCCGAGAAACAAATGGTcataggtcgtacccagtgcacaaggctcccgctttacgcagggtctgggagaggtgaatgtcggctagccttacccccatttatggagaggctgctcccaagaatTTCCGAGAAACAAATAAGCAAGCAAAATAGTCAAGTACATAAACACACACAAGTAGAGACACACAATGTGACTGATAAGGAAGGACAAAATACAAGCAactcaaaaacaacaaaaagttagacaatataaaacaaatgcaaacacagaaaataaaaggcagGCGGCTTTGAAGACAGCAGACTTGTTTCTATTCAAAAGAAACATTTGGAACATGAGAAATCTTTGGCCAATCTTCTCCTGTGTTGCGCTGGCATCTCCTCCCCAGATCAGGACACTTTCTGATTCTAAGTTTTGTTAAGGCAGTGAGGCGATGCATCTCCTCTGGCAAAGACAACAGTTTGGGACATGATCTGAGGACAAGTGTTCTAAGCGATGTGAAACTCGTCAACCACCCAGGTAATGCCTCCAGATTCTCACAATACCTAATAACCAAGTGTTGTAGTGTGTTTGTGGCTCCTTGAAACCATTCAGGCAATGCCACCATTTGTGGTACTCCCCTAATGAACAATTTTTGGAGCCTTAGTGGAATTACCTGATAGTTTACCATCACCAAATCAAGTTGTTCACAATTGCCTATGATCAGAGTGCGTAATGACGCAAGATAAAACGCATCACGCGGCAAACACGTTAAATTACTACAATCCCAGATACCAAGATATCGAAGTGATGTCAAGCATCCCAATCCATTCTCTGGAAAACTTGATTGCTTTGTGGTAAAATCAAGGTATCTAAGGCTGATCAACTTGCTCATGTCTCTAGGCAACTCTTCAAGATTCACGCATCCATAGAAATTCAGAGTTTGCAAGCTCTGCAGCTTACAAATTGAATTGGGTACTTGGGTGATTATTTCATTTCCAGCCAAGTTCAAGCTTCTCAAATGCTTCAAAGAACCAATGGAACTCGGCAACAATTCACAAGATACACTCATCAAAGTAAGCACCCGCAGATATTTGAATCTTGAAATGCAAGTGCGGAGGAAGGattcatcaatatttttacaacTCGTTGCTTTTACGGTCCGCACTTTGTTCAACTTTTGCAAGGTTGTTGAAACATTTTGTCCAATTTCCAAAAATGAGAGATGTCTAACATTTTCAGAGATGCCTTTGGTGCCTGCAGAGTTTACTACAAAACTCTCACCTTGTGCGACTGATTGTACAAGGTCATGGATGAgatcatgcatatcaaatacaTAGAAGATAATGTGATCTTTCACATTTTGAAAGAAAGATCTCTCCCATAACTCTTTGAAATATAGCTCACCAACATCTTCCAACTCCATATTCCCATGATCACGAGATTCAAGGATTCCATGTGCCATCCAATGGCTGATCACTTCCCTGCTATCAAATTCAATGTAATTCTTTGGAAGAATTGAACAGCAAGCAAGACACTGTTTCAAATGAGAGGGTAATTGATTATAACTCAGTTTCAAAGCAGGTAGAATGTGACCATCTCCCTCTTGTTCTAATTCCCATATCTCAGAATCTCTAATCAATTTCCACTGACGCTCATCAGCCTTTGAGTAAAGTTGACTCCCTAAGGTTTTCACAGCTAAGGGAACCCCTCCGCACTTTCTTACAATATCTTTTCCCATTTCATAGAGGCTTGGATGTTGTCCTTCTTGTCCTTCATCAAATGCACACTTTACAAACAACTTCACACAATCCTCAAAAGAGAGAacttctaaatttatgtatgttCCAACCGGGCCCATGATTGAAGCAACTGAGATATTCCTTGTCGTCACCAAAATCTTAGTTCCTACCTTGGCCCCCTCTACCAATAAATCTCTCAACCCACTCCATTTGATACGATCGTCGTTCCACACATCATCCAAGATGAGCAGAAATTTCTTATCCTTTAAGGCGTCTCGTAGTTGTGCTTGCAACTGATCCAGAGACAACCCTTCATTAATCTTTGTACCTAATGCAGAGCCAAGGATCTCTTTTGTCAATCTAGTAACATCGAAGTCCACTGACACATGCTGCCACATTCTTAATTCAAAACTCTCAACAACTCTCTGATCATTGTACACCGACTGGGCAAGGGTGGTCTTCCCTACACCTCCTAATCCCACTATAGGAATAACTGAAACATTCCCATTATCCCCACCTTGATGATCATCGCcttgtatcattagaagatcaACAATTTCATTTTTGTCTGTTTCTCTACCAATAACCTCCGAAGCACGGACATAGGAGTGGGTCGTATTCCTATTCTCCCTCACATGATCACCAAGATGAGGGTGATGATGAACAGTGCGAAGATCAGCAAAATTCTTATCATCTTTAAGCTCATTTAACCTCTCTCTTATGTCCTTAATTTCATGACCTACTCTCAAGCGGAATGCAACTGGATTAGAGCGGGAAAAGAAACGGCGTACCTTTCTAGTTGTGCCACTGCCATGAACCACTAGCCTTCGCAAAGCTTCGCACTCAAACTCATCCAACAGATCCTCCGCATCAAGGAACACATCTTTAAGTTGTCGTAGCCAACTGCGTAGGTCACTGTTACGTGCTTGCTTCTCTTGGGCATCCACAAGCACGTCTTTGATTGTGGACATGGTGCGTCCAAGCTTTTCCAGATCCGCTTTAACGCCCCACGCCAAGCAAATCTCCTCAGAAGCAATGGAGCTGAGCCTTTCAATGAGTTTGGCTGCCAACGGAAATGCAAGCTCGGCCATCTTCTTGTGCTTGATAAGGTGAGCTCAAGGTAATTGAGATTTTACGCAGGATAATGATTCTGGATCTTAGCTAAGGTATGATCAAACTCTTAATATGATTTTAAAAAGTCAACAATTATAAAGAAAGACTTGTAATATGTTTCCTTTTCTTCGTTAGCAAGGTTGGGAATATTGTTTTGTCGGAATTAGGAAATCACAAAGTGGCAACTGGCAAGCTTATCAGGTCATTACAGAGTTTTGTACCAGTATTGTTTTATCGAATCACGTGACCGTCCGACTTAAGACACAAATACACCCTCTCCTCACTCTCACCTATTAGTATTTTGGCCTAGTCCATCAATGTGTCTTAGGTCACTCAGTCACGTGGTCTAGACATCTTGGTCGAAAAATTTATCCTACCATGCAGTGGCGAAGCTACAGAGGGACTGGGAGGGGCGGCCGCCCCTCCCCTCCCCGGAAATTAAGCCCAAGAGCGTGGTTCCGCCCCTCTGGTGTCGTCGGAATTAATGGATGCACGGTGCACCTGCACTGCAGATCGGTTTCTGGGCTTGAGTTTCTACTGCTGCTGTGCATCAGCTTTTgttattcttttttttcaaagggtACCACTTGTCTGTCCGTGCCTTCCATtattgattaaaaaataatcaattgaataaaaaataaataaaagttttaAAGGGTACCACTCTGTCCCGTGCCTTCCATTATGCAAATCACTCATCACTTTTGAAAGCTAATCCTTTAATTCAATTATTCAAATCACTCCATTATTCAGAAGGCCCGTGTGTGCTCCCCCAAAATCCCAGCAACAGTTCTCAGCGCCCTCCTCCCTCCGTTCCGTTCCGTTGTCCCATATTTCCCCTTCAAGCCAAGCCAGCTGCCACTGCCTGCCAGCCTCTAGCAGCCAACTGTTGGTTGGTTTTCCACTTCTATCTCAATcttaggtaaattttttaactttCTAATTTGTATTATCCCTAACtctaattgattaattaatacgaaattttagttaattaatataGAATCATAGAGTAATACACTAATTAATTGTTGATTTTTGCGTATAAATATGAATCCTATGAATGATTATTGATGaatgaaaattatgaaaatattgTCTAGAGTAaaaattgaattcttgattattgattaattgattattgatattaatttatgaattgaatttttgtgtattaaataatttatatgaatattggtattgattaattgaattgttggtttaattagttaataCTCATATTGACTATAGTATAGTTTACTCTAAGATTAAGAGTctaaaacttttttcttttcttttccatatACAGTTACATAATGGAACGATACTATAAGAAACAGTGCTtaaatcctcattcaaatatTCCGGCTAGTCCTTCTTCGAATATTCCGAGTAGTCCTCCTTCGAATATTCCAAATATTCCTTCTTCTAGTATTCTGGGTAGTTCCCAACAAAATGAGGTCACTGAGTTGGATGAAATACTGGCTAATCTTCCTGCAGACCCTGGACATAGACGTTGCACAccaacttcaactagctctTGTAGCCGTTGCAAAGGGAATTGAGGGTGTCGCCATTTTCTTCAACAATGCTAGTATTTTGGTCAATACTATTGGATCATCGTGTAAGCGTCGTGACGCATTTAGAGAGAAACAACTagaacaaattaagaaagctcTTGATATTGGTGATCTTGAAACGGGTAGAGGGTTAAATCAAGAGATTAGTCTCATGCGTCCTTGTGATACACGTTGGAACTCACATTATGGTACTATAGTTAGTATTATTGTCATGTTTGAAGCCGTGGTGGAGGTGCTTGAATGGATTAAGGATGATACCAAACAAGACAATTTTGGTGAAGTAAGTAAGTTATTCCATGACATACAaacttttgattttgtgtttcaccttttttttatgaGACTCATATTGGGAATTACAAATGAGTTATCACAAGCATTACAAAAGAaagatcaagatattgtgaatgcGATGGCATTAGTGGAAGTATGCAAGCAAAGACTACAATCCTTGAGAGATGATGACTTTGGGGACTTGCTTGATGATGTACAAAAGTTTTGTCAAGAGCATGATATTGTCGTTCCTAACATGGAGGATTTGTGTTTTGTACCCGGAAAATCAAGGCGTAAAGCTCCAAGACTCACAAACTTCCATTACTATCGTGTGGACCtctattttcaagtccttgatacgcaattaaaggaattgaatgatcgcttcaatgaggtaaacaccgaattgcttctttgtatggcatgtttgagtccggtgaataattttgcatcttttgacaAAGCAAAAATTGTTCGTCTAGCCCAACTTTATCCTCAAGATTTTGATTGTATGGACCTCATGAATCTTCCAATTCAACTTGACAATTACATTCACGATATGAAGATGCATAGTGAGTTTTCATCATTAAGAGGAATTGGTGATCTTGCAAAGGAGTTGGTGAAGACCGGAAGGTTTGCAAGCTATATGTTAGTGTATAAACTTCTTACATTGACTTTGGTGTTACCAGTTGCAACTGCTTCGGTGGAGAGagctttttctgctatgaagattgtgaaaacaccattgcgtaacaaaatgggagatcaatggttgagtgatagcatgcttgtttacattgagagagatgtatttgcttttattgataatgagcctattatgcggcgttttcatgatatgaaacctcgtcggcaacaattgtaatttgtttgtattgataaattatagaagacattactatataaaGGATTTGGTTCTTGCTATTCTTTTGAACCTTGCACTCTTTTAACTTCGCCCCTCCCCTCTTCAATTCCTAGCTTCGCCACTGCTACCATGAGTGTTTGGTTAATATAATCGATTAAAGAAAAACtgacagtaaaaaaaaaagttcgttCATACTAACACAAAGTCACTTATTTTTCTCTTGAAAAATGATTCTGCATTCTACCTTTTGCGTGGCATTTGATTGATTTAATCCAAACGGTTAagatataaaaaacaaaataaatgtgTGGAAAGATTTCCCTCTCCGCTTATTGTCCAtttgttgataggagcatatttatgcgattttgttatcttatttttttgcatttaaatagttaatttccatttattatggtaatttaagttattttcgtattattgtaggtccaattggtaaagatgacaataaatggctaaatggagcaatttggagcagttttggacttggattggataacatgcatgtggagcagtggggctggacgtttttggtgtttaacaTGTGCTAAATATGTGCTAAAATCTGGAGGAATCAAATTTGGAAacttggaagacaaggaaagaTATAATCTTATCTTACTTTATCcagacttgtcttatcttatctattttaccttatcttatcttatcttatccaaacattaTCCCATTTTATACAACATTATCTCATATTATTTCAAGTTGCACAAGAAGTCCTTATCCTATTCTAAATACTTCCCAACTGATTCTCAGAGTCCTAATCCATTCAAACACCCTAATCCATTTTCTCATTGGTTTCTGCCGAACCCtaccctatatatatgtatttctgCCGCAGCAGTAGAGAGGGAAGAGTTATGTTGCATGCCTTATTCAAAGCTTGTGCCGCAACTTGCAAGGATCAGAGAAGAAGTAGTGTGCCGCATAATGCATTCAACCATTGGAGattttcagagttctttctatccttatttagtttcaatgtttattttagtttgcttttcaattatggtgaacatgtgtaactaaatttctttttagctagaggtgattttgaagccatgatcatatgttttatatgaattgattacatccagttattgtttcgtaaaacatgaatgcgatttacttatctactttataggaacttattcttgtatgtttattaaggatgcatacttagtttgcatgcaaggatttaatgctagaatataagggaatttcacctaatcgttatgaacttatatttataagtagtaaaaatcactagtcatgattgagttaagtaaatccatggcaagagtatcatgcttttcatagttacgaatgccttgtcaatgtttatgattttcacagaatttaatgacctttgatatgtgtctctatcatacttttcatagttagggaacttgagaaggataatttggttgcatcgctgagtccaattcaatgaacttaggaaagtctgaaattaattagtgcattcacaattaatttggggcattgtcattcatgatttatagaaagaataactggaaatcgatttatgtgcatatgtttcatgtgtggagaagaatcctctaACTAACTTTTCACCCATATTCCCTTTACAACTCAATTTAATTGCtgctatttatttttatttgttaaaatTCGTCAAACCCCCCCCCCAGTTCTTATTTTGTGTTAGTCTAGCTTAGAtttcagtttttaagtttaatttgagttgattagcatccctcctgatccccggcctagaacaatccctacttactcaTACTACAACATCTAaattatagggtttaatttgtgtgttactTTATACCACATCAAAATTTGGCGCCGTTGctagggattagcaaaattccTAATCTTCCCCTTTGTTTTGTTCGTGTTTTTCttgtgtttctgattttgttttgttttgtcttgtttttctttgttttaggtaCCAGTTTATGACTCAAAGTTCTCAACCTATTATGGCGCATATATTGGaatttgacgacgattttgaacgaactttgagaatgAGGAGGAAGCAGCCAGAATTCAATCACCTAGTTCTAACTCTGGATCTGAATTTGAGGAAGAGGAATAAGAACAAGGCATGGTTAttgacaatcgaacaatcaaggagctcttAGCCTCAGGATTGAACAATGTCGTCCCTCTTTGCATCCAATACCTTGCGGCAGTTCAAGGAAAAACCgatgagttcgaattgaagtctaGATTACTACATCACATTCCCAAGTAcaatgggttgtccatggaagatccaaatAAGCATCttaaggaatttgaagtggtgtgctcgagTATGACACCAATTAATGTGGATGGGAATAAtctgaagatgaaagcctttccattctctcttatggaaaaaggctaaagattggctctTTGAATTAGCACCTGgaactgtcacttcttgggaaagcatgaagaaaGCATTTTTAGAGAAGTTCTTCCCCACTTCAAGAGTCTTTCTTTTGAGGAAGAGAattagt is drawn from Malus domestica chromosome 14, GDT2T_hap1 and contains these coding sequences:
- the LOC103454400 gene encoding disease resistance protein RGA2-like, which produces MAELAFPLAAKLIERLSSIASEEICLAWGVKADLEKLGRTMSTIKDVLVDAQEKQARNSDLRSWLRQLKDVFLDAEDLLDEFECEALRRLVVHGSGTTRKVRRFFSRSNPVAFRLRVGHEIKDIRERLNELKDDKNFADLRTVHHHPHLGDHVRENRNTTHSYVRASEVIGRETDKNEIVDLLMIQGDDHQGGDNGNVSVIPIVGLGGVGKTTLAQSVYNDQRVVESFELRMWQHVSVDFDVTRLTKEILGSALGTKINEGLSLDQLQAQLRDALKDKKFLLILDDVWNDDRIKWSGLRDLLVEGAKVGTKILVTTRNISVASIMGPVGTYINLEVLSFEDCVKLFVKCAFDEGQEGQHPSLYEMGKDIVRKCGGVPLAVKTLGSQLYSKADERQWKLIRDSEIWELEQEGDGHILPALKLSYNQLPSHLKQCLACCSILPKNYIEFDSREVISHWMAHGILESRDHGNMELEDVGELYFKELWERSFFQNVKDHIIFYVFDMHDLIHDLVQSVAQGESFVVNSAGTKGISENVRHLSFLEIGQNVSTTLQKLNKVRTVKATSCKNIDESFLRTCISRFKYLRVLTLMSVSCELLPSSIGSLKHLRSLNLAGNEIITQVPNSICKLQSLQTLNFYGCVNLEELPRDMSKLISLRYLDFTTKQSSFPENGLGCLTSLRYLGIWDCSNLTCLPRDAFYLASLRTLIIGNCEQLDLVMVNYQVIPLRLQKLFIRGVPQMVALPEWFQGATNTLQHLVIRYCENLEALPGWLTSFTSLRTLVLRSCPKLLSLPEEMHRLTALTKLRIRKCPDLGRRCQRNTGEDWPKISHVPNVSFE
- the LOC139191377 gene encoding uncharacterized protein, which encodes MRSLSWMKYWLIFLQTLDIDVAHQLQLALVAVAKGIEGVAIFFNNASILVNTIGSSCKRRDAFREKQLEQIKKALDIGDLETGRGLNQEISLMRPCDTRWNSHYGTIVSIIVMFEAVVEVLEWIKDDTKQDNFGEVSKLFHDIQTFDFVFHLFFMRLILGITNELSQALQKKDQDIVNAMALVEVCKQRLQSLRDDDFGDLLDDVQKFCQEHDIVVPNMEDLCFVPGKSRRKAPRLTNFHYYRVDLYFQVLDTQLKELNDRFNEVNTELLLCMACLSPVNNFASFDKAKIVRLAQLYPQDFDCMDLMNLPIQLDNYIHDMKMHSEFSSLRGIGDLAKELVKTGRFASYMLVYKLLTLTLVLPVATASVERAFSAMKIVKTPLRNKMGDQWLSDSMLVYIERDVFAFIDNEPIMRRFHDMKPRRQQL